Part of the Streptomyces europaeiscabiei genome is shown below.
GAACCGGCTGCCCCTCCCTGCCGTCATGGGCGACGCCTCACTCGCGGAACTGTGGCGGGAGACCTCGGGCATCGACTGAACCGGGCCCGACGGGCACGCCAACTGCCTTGTCGGGTGAGCCCGCCGCCCCCACACTCGGCCCATGGGGAGACGAACGCAGGCCGAACGGGACGCGATGACCACGGAGATCGGTTTCGCGCTCTTCGCGGGGACGGTGCTGGCGGGCGCGGCCTACTTCGGTGTGACCGAGTTCCTGCCGAACCTGTTCGGTTCCCTGCGCGGCCGGTGGAGCCTGCTCGGCCCCCTCGCGTTCACCGTGACCGTGGTGGTGTTCGTCGCGGTCGTCACGATCGTGCTGACCCGCTTCCGACGCGCCGCGCGCTCTTCGGGACGGGCTCCCGCGGAACCCGGCTGGCCGGGCCCGGCCCAGCCCGGCCGCACCAACCCCGACTCGTAGGCCGGCACGACGAGTCGGGCGCGGTCACGGGCGCCCGGCTTCACCATCGTGCGGCTCACATGCGTCTTGGCGGTCAACGGGCTGACGACGAGACGGCGGGCGATCTCGTCGGTGGTCAGTCCGATGCCGACAAGGGCCATCACCTCCCGCTCCCACATCGGGGGGCCGCCCGCCTCCGCGCCCTGTTCCGCCATGCCTGCCACGCCAGACGCCGCCCACCGGGCACGACGTCACCCGAGCGAGGTGATCACGTGTACTCCCGGCGAAGTACGCCCTGCCCGTCCCGGGGAACGTCAGCGCTCCGCCGCCCCGGACTGCGGGAACACCAGACCGACATGGTGGGCGAGCTGGCCCGCCGCGTGCCGGAAGAACACATCCCGGTCCTCGACCACCCGGTTGAACTGCCCGAACACCTCGAAGCTGATCAGCCCGAACAGCTGCGCCCACGCGCCGACCAGCACCGTGATCACCTCCGGCGGGAGGTCGGGCGCGAACTCCTCGGCGATCCGCCGCGCCTCGGGTCGGAGCTCGGCGGGCAGCTTCCACTGGGCCACACCCTTCGCCTGATAGGCGTCGCGCACGATCCGGATCAGCACCTGCCCGCCCCGGGCCGCGGCCGGCAGGGTCGTGGCGGGCGCGCTGTACCCGGGCACGGGCGAACCGTAGATCAACGCGTACTCGTGCGGTCGCGCCAACGCCCACTCCCGCACCCCTTCGCACACCGCGACCCACTGCCCCGCCGGGCTCTCCCCGACGGCCTTCGCGTGCGCGGCCTCGGTGGCCTCGCCCAGGGAGTCGTAGGCGTCGATGATCAGCGCGGTCAGCAGCTCGTCGCGGCTCGGGAAATAGCGGTACAGCGCGGAGGAGACCATGCCGAGCTCGCGCGCCACTGCTCGCAGCGACAGCTTGGCGGCGCCCTCGGCGGCGAGCTGTCTGCGCGCCTCGTCCTTGATGGCTGCGGTGACCTCGATCCGGGCGCGGGCGCGGGCTCCTCGTGCTGTGCTCATGTGCAGCAGTGTGCCATAGAGGCAGAGCACTGCACACGTTTCGGAGCAGCGATCTCAGATGGGAGCACCGTCCTCGAATTAGAGCGCCGGTTACAAATGTGAGCACTGCTCTTGCTTTGGAGCGTCAGTCTCGTACACACTGCTCTCAAGCGAGAGCAGTGCTCTCGGAAGAGTTCGCCCCGCCTCTGAACCCCACGGCGAGCCGCTCCACCACTACGGGAGGACCCCCATGTCGTCGTCGCCCCACTACATCAAGGCCAACCCCTTCGACCGGGCGCTCAACGGCTTCATCGGCTGGCTCGCCCGCCGCGGCGTCAGTCTCCTCGGCACGGCCGAACTCTCGGTGCGCGGCCGCAAGAGCGGCGAGTGGCGTCGGCTGCCGGTCAACCCGTTGCCGTACGAAGGCGGCCCCTACCTCGTCTCGGCGCGCGGCCACTCCGAGTGGGTGCGCAACATGCGGGCGGCGGGCGGCGGGCGGCTCCAGGTCGGCCGCCGGGTGCAGGAGTTCACGGCGGTCGAGCTGTCCGACGAGGAGAAGCCCGTCGTCCTGCGCACCTACCTCAAGAAGTGGGGCTGGGAGGTGGGCCGGTTCTTCGGCGACGTCAGCGCCGACT
Proteins encoded:
- a CDS encoding DUF6332 family protein; protein product: MGRRTQAERDAMTTEIGFALFAGTVLAGAAYFGVTEFLPNLFGSLRGRWSLLGPLAFTVTVVVFVAVVTIVLTRFRRAARSSGRAPAEPGWPGPAQPGRTNPDS
- a CDS encoding TetR/AcrR family transcriptional regulator, which translates into the protein MSTARGARARARIEVTAAIKDEARRQLAAEGAAKLSLRAVARELGMVSSALYRYFPSRDELLTALIIDAYDSLGEATEAAHAKAVGESPAGQWVAVCEGVREWALARPHEYALIYGSPVPGYSAPATTLPAAARGGQVLIRIVRDAYQAKGVAQWKLPAELRPEARRIAEEFAPDLPPEVITVLVGAWAQLFGLISFEVFGQFNRVVEDRDVFFRHAAGQLAHHVGLVFPQSGAAER
- a CDS encoding nitroreductase family deazaflavin-dependent oxidoreductase — protein: MSSSPHYIKANPFDRALNGFIGWLARRGVSLLGTAELSVRGRKSGEWRRLPVNPLPYEGGPYLVSARGHSEWVRNMRAAGGGRLQVGRRVQEFTAVELSDEEKPVVLRTYLKKWGWEVGRFFGDVSADSTDEELLAAAPKHPVFRITVER